The region CTGTAACTAAAGAGCAGAAGTTCAGTTTAATTAATACTGAGCAATTATGCAAATTGTTAGGAGTAAGCAGGATTATAATTTACAACTGGCGTAAAAAAGGCATCCTTCCCTACAAAAAAATCTCCAAAATGGTTTACTTCGACCCCGTGGAAGTTCAACAAGCTCTAAAGAGTTTCAACTTAGGTTCTCTTCACACTTGTATTTAGAGGAGTGAGCTAAGAAATGAAGAACGAAAATCAAGGATCCAAATTAGAAAGTGTTTTATCGAAATTTAAAATAACAAAAAGCCTGAATAATAATCATCAGGCTGTTTGTCCGGCTCATGATGATGGCACAGCGAGTTTGACAGTAACAGAA is a window of Candidatus Kapaibacterium sp. DNA encoding:
- a CDS encoding helix-turn-helix domain-containing protein — its product is VTKEQKFSLINTEQLCKLLGVSRIIIYNWRKKGILPYKKISKMVYFDPVEVQQALKSFNLGSLHTCI